The proteins below are encoded in one region of Helianthus annuus cultivar XRQ/B chromosome 2, HanXRQr2.0-SUNRISE, whole genome shotgun sequence:
- the LOC110919852 gene encoding E3 ubiquitin-protein ligase UPL2: MAGALRSSLPSRLRQLLSGEGHIGPNVKLDSETPPKVKAFIDKVIQCPLQDIAIPLSGFHWEYNKGNFHHWRPLFLHFDTYFKAYLSSRKDLLLADTLEDDTLFPKQSVLQILRVMQIILENCHNKSSFDGLEHFKLLLASTDPEILIATLETLSALVKINPSKLHASGKLVGCGAINSCLLALAQGWGSKEEGLGLYSCVMLNEKSQDETLSLFPSDIQTESDNSQNRVGSTLYFELHGTSPSSTTTNTSVIHIPDLHLRKEDDLSLMKLLVEQYNVPPEHRFSLLTRIRYAHAFRSSRICRLYSKICLLAFIVLVQSSDSHDELVAFFANEPEYTNELIRLVKSEEMIPGTIRTLAMIALGSQLAAYSSSHERARILSGSSISFAGGNRMILLNVLQRAISSLKNSSDPSSIAFVEALLQFYLLHVISTSSSGSVIRGSGMVPTFLPLLEDSDPTHMHLVCLAVKTLQKLMDYSNSAVTLFKDLGGVELLTNRLQIEVVRVIGSETVDNSMSIGECSYPNPNPNIDWLYSQKRLIRVLLKALGSATYAPANSTRAQGAHDVSLPATLSMIFGNVSKFGGDIYSAAVTVMSEMIHKDPTCYASLDELGLPDAFLQSIKAGILSSSKALTCVPNGIGAICLNTKGLESVKDSSALRFLVDIFTDKKYVLAMNDGIVPLANAVEELLRHVNALRGTGVDMIIEIVNKIASIEDGKGKLVKVNESSVMDMDTEDKENVGPCLVGATATDSASEGIGDEQFIQLCIFHVMVLVHRTMENAETCRLFVEKAGIDSLLKLLLRPSITQSSEGMSIALHSTMVFKSFTQHHSAPLARAFCSALRGYLKSTLTGFSTLSGSFLLDPKATPDSGVFSSLFLVEFLLFLAASKDNRWVTALLQEFGNDSKDVLEDIGRTHREILWQIALLEDVKFETEDENDGSGSGSARGPRRSESNTSESEEQRFNSFRQFLDPLLRRRMSGWSFESQFFDLITLYRDLTNASGLPQHLGGSGGYQSPPSGTADVASGGGEPQEADKQRSYYSSCRDMMKSLSLHITHLFQELGKAMLLPSRRRDEMVTVTPASKSVASTFASITLDHMNFEGHVKPSGSVASWSPKCRYLGKVIDFIDGILLEKPDTCNPVLLNCLYGRGVIQLVLTTFEATSELLFTVNRTPASPMETDEGSSKPDSEETVRSWIDGPLASYGKLMDHLVTSSFILSPFTKHFLTQPLVTGDMAFPRDAEVFVKVLQSMILKTVLPVWTHPQFTNCNDDFIATVISIIRHIFSGVEVRSVSNAGSRPAGPPPNETTISTIVEMGFSRARAEEALRQVGSNSVELAMEWLFSHPEEVQEDDELARALAMSLGNSGTESKDDTGTNENSQIEEETVQLPPVDDLLSTCKKLLETKDSLAFPVRDLLAMICSQDEGQYRSNVISFILEQVKLCSSNADGGKNNMLSSLFHVLALILNEDKDAREVASKSGLVKVAADLLSDWNSRSHDNEALSVPKWVTAAFLAVDRLSQVDQNLNADISELLKKDDVSNQNSVVIDDEKQNKSQTNSRLSSKHIDVEEQKRFVEISCGYLTKQLPAETIHAVLQLCATLTRTHSVAVSFLEAGGLPLLLSLPTSSLFVGFDNVAATIIRHILEDPQTLQQAMESEIKHNVVTAANRQSNGRFTPRNFLLNLTSVISRDPVIFMRAARAVCQIEMIGERPYVVLLKDREKDKSKESGKENIKPQTTTDGSIKVSEVSNKNVKAHRKPPQSFTTVIELLLESVITFIPPSEVAAESSSATDMEIDVASSKGKGKAIASGSEESEDSGQESSALLAKVVFILKLLKEILMMYSPSVHVLLRKDAELNSSNNGGIFHHILCRFLPHLRNSKREKKDADWRHKLSSRASQFLVASCVRSTEARRRIFVEINNAFTDFIDGSKVHRPPGNDIQAFVDLLGDVLAARSPTGSSVSGEVSVTFIDVGLVRSLTRTLQMLDLDHAESLKVVPGIVKVLELITKEHVHAAEANTAKDNPTKVNDYSQQGQTENTGDVDVSRSTETASLPNASSAPAEVIESFSAVQTYGGSEAVTDDMEHDQDIDGGFAPPSEDDYMHDTSEETRGLENGLGSVGIRFEIQPDIRENLDEDDEDMSGDGDEVNEDEDGDDDDDDDGQNDLEEDEVHHHLPHPDTDQDDHEIEDEFDEDMIEEEDEEDEDDDGGVLLRLGEGMNGINVLDHIEVFGREHSFNNDTLHVMPVEVFGSRRQGRTTSIYNLLGRSGDGSVPFQHPLLMEPSSSRAVSSRQTDNARDGPLERNLESSSSRLDSIFRSLRNGRHGQHGNRLSMWTDDQQTVGSNASSIPSGLEDLLVSHLRRPSPEKASDQDKTVEGQTKNESDQSQESAGMVPETATGNNGNGDQVGSHDTVRTPTVDESQPVGQNQSVDMQFDQNDGASRDVEAVSQESSESGATLGESLRSLDVEIGSADGHDEGPRRINVSVPLNTTSITVRDASLHSVTEVSENPSQETDQSDPAQDAQRDGGSGSGSGSGSGSGSGSAPIDPAFLDALPEELRAEVLSGRQGPVAQPSNTEPQNDGDIDPEFLAALPPDIRAEVLAQQQAQQGAHRSQELEGQPVEMDTVSIIATFPSELREEVLLTSSDAVLANLTPALVAEANMLRERFARRYNRTLFGMLPRSRRGESSRRGDGVGSGSGGVISRRSTGSKPVETDGAPLVDTQDLKAMIRLLRVVQPLYKPQLQRLLLNLCAHAETRSSVVKILMDLLMLDIRKPGNSLNTSEPSYRLYACQSHVMYSRPQCFDGVPPLVSRRVLETLTYLARNHTFVAKLLLQFRLPPLESENLDKSRGKAIMVVEENQKENQQADDFLAITMLLSLLNQPLYLRSIAHLEQLLNLLDVIIDNAESKQAPVDRGVSATEESSGSKSPKAESTSKPASSGGITEFDSHTILLNLPQAELRLLCSLLARECLSDNAYALVAEVLKKLVTWAPRHCHLFITELAGAMKNLTLSAMDELHRFGEIEKALITTTASDGAAILRVIQALSSLVASLNQEKDQTLTESDQAATLSLVSEINSALEPLWTELSTCISKIESYSDSSDVSDSSNASSSRPSGAMPPLPAGTQNILPYIESFFVMCEKLHPGNPGGTQDFGANIDEPTTSSPVGKLDEKNVVFLKFSEKHRKLLNAFIRQNPGLLEKSFSLMLKVPRFIDFDNKRAHFRSKIKHQHDHHHHSPLRISVRRAYILEDSYNQLRMRSTQDLKGRLTVHFQGEEGIDAGGLTREWYQLLSRVIFDKGALLFTTVGNDATFQPNPNSVYQTEHLSYFKFVGRVVGKALFDGQLLDVHFTRSFYKHILGAKVTYHDIEAIDPAYFKNLKWMLENDISDVLDLTFSIDADEEKMILCERSEVTDYELIPGGRNIRVTEENKHKYVDLIAEHRLTTAIRPQINAFLEGFNELISRDLISIFHDKELELLISGLPDIDLDDLKANTEYSGYSAASPIIQWFWEVAQGFSKEDKARLLQFVTGTSKVPLEGFSALQGISGSQKFQIHKAYGRPDHLPSAHTCFNQLDLPEYPSKEHLEERLLLAIHEANEGFGFG; encoded by the exons ATGGCTGGTGCCCTAAGATCGAGCTTGCCGTCGAGGTTACGGCAGCTTTTGTCCGGTGAAGGTCACATCGGTCCGAATGTTAAGCTTGATTCCGAGACT CCCCCAAAAGTGAAGGCATTCATTGACAAGGTGATTCAGTGTCCGTTGCAAGATATAGCAATCCCTCTTTCAGGTTTTCACTGGGAGTACAACAAG GGAAATTTTCATCATTGGAGGCCATTATTTCTGCATTTTGATACATACTTCAAGGCTTACTTATCTAGCAGGAAGGATCTTCTGTTAGCGGATACTCTAGAAGATGATACTCTTTTTCCTAAACAATCAGTTCTCCAGATCCTGCGTGTGATGCAAATTATTTTAGAGAATTGCCACAACAAAAGTTCTTTTGATGGCTTAGAG CATTTCAAGCTCTTGCTTGCATCAACGGATCCCGAGATTCTCATTGCAACCTTGGAGACGCTTTCAGCATTAGTAAAAATAAATCCTTCAAAACTTCATGCAAGCGGGAAACTTGTAGGATGTGGTGCAATCAACAGCTGCCTTTTGGCACTAGCACAAGGATGGGGAAGCAAAGAGGAGGGCTTGGGTTTATATTCATGTGTCATGTTAAACGAAAAATCCCAAGATGAAACCCTAAGCTTATTTCCATCTGATATACAAACAGAAAGCGACAACTCTCAAAACCGTGTAGGTTCTACCCTCTATTTTGAGTTGCACGGTACAAGTCCTTCAAGCACAACTACCAACACAAGTGTTATTCACATTCCTGATCTTCATTTGCGTAAGGAGGATGATTTATCTTTAATGAAACTGTTGGTTGAGCAGTATAATGTACCTCCTGAACATCGGTTTTCATTGCTGACAAGAATTAGATATGCACACGCCTTTCGTTCTTCAAGAATTTGCAGGCTGTACAGCAAGATTTGCCTACTTGCTTTTATTGTTCTTGTTCAATCAAGTGATTCTCACGATGAACTTGTGGCTTTCTTTGCGAATGAGCCTGAATATACAAATGAGCTAATCAGATTAGTGAAGTCTGAAGAAATGATACCTGGAACAATTCGCACGCTTGCAATGATTGCTCTGGGATCTCAACTAGCTGCTTATTCATCATCTCATGAACGGGCACGGATTCTAAGTGGGTCAAGCATCAGTTTTGCTGGTGGAAATCGCATGATTCTTCTTAACGTGCTGCAAAGGGCGATTTCGTCTTTAAAGAACTCCAGTGATCCATCATCTATTGCATTTGTTGAAGCACTTCTTCAGTTCTATTTGCTTCATGTCATATCTACATCAAGCTCCGGCAGTGTTATACGTGGATCGGGGATGGTTCCGACTTTTTTACCCCTTCTAGAAGATTCTGATCCTACACACATGCATCTTGTTTGTTTAGCTGTTAAGACTCTGCAAAAGCTGATGGATTACAGCAATTCAGCTGTTACTCTGTTTAAAGATTTGGGTGGGGTAGAACTTTTAACTAACAGATTGCAGATAGAAGTAGTCAGGGTGATCGGTTCTGAAACAGTTGATAATTCAATGAGCATTGGGGAGTGCTCATACCCAAATCCAAACCCTAATATTGATTGGCTTTATTCACAGAAACGGCTCATTAGGGTTCTGTTGAAAGCACTCGGTTCTGCTACTTATGCTCCAGCAAATTCAACACGGGCTCAAGGAGCTCATGATGTTTCCTTACCCGCCACTTTGTCAATGATTTTTGGAAATGTGAGTAAATTTGGTGGAGATATTTATTCAGCAGCTGTTACTGTTATGAGTGAAATGATTCATAAAGACCCCACTTGCTATGCTTCATTGGATGAATTAGGTCTTCCAGATGCTTTTTTACAGTCGATAAAAGCTGGAATTCTTTCTTCTTCAAAAGCTCTTACTTGTGTTCCTAACGGTATCGGGGCTATTTGTCTCAACACAAAGGGATTAGAATCAGTTAAAGACAGCTCAGCtttaaggtttttggttgatatTTTCACTGATAAGAAATACGTGCTTGCAATGAATGATGGAATTGTGCCTCTAGCAAATGCTGTTGAGGAGCTTTTACGTCATGTAAATGCATTAAGAGGTACTGGTGTGGATATGATTATTGAGATTGTTAACAAAATTGCTTCGATAGAGGACGGAAAGGGTAAATTGGTGAAAGTTAACGAGAGTAGTGTTATGGATATGGATACCGAAGATAAAGAAAACGTGGGCCCATGTCTAGTCGGTGCTACTGCTACAGATTCAGCGTCCGAAGGAATTGGTGATGAACAGTTTATTCAGTTGTGCATTTTCCATGTGATGGTTTTAGTACACCGGACAATGGAAAATGCAGAAACGTGCCGGTTGTTTGTTGAAAAAGCGGGAATTGACTCTTTATTGAAGCTGTTGTTGAGACCGAGTATAACTCAATCATCAGAAGGGATGTCAATTGCTTTGCATAGCACAATGGTTTTCAAGAGTTTTACTCAGCATCATTCGGCTCCTTTAGCACGTGCTTTTTGTTCAGCTCTTCGGGGTTATCTAAAGTCAACTTTAACTGGGTTCAGTACTCTTTCAGGATCGTTTCTGTTGGACCCGAAAGCTACTCCAGATTCTGGAgttttttcttcactttttcttgTTGAATTCCTTTTGTTTCTTGCTGCCTCTAAAGACAACAGATGGGTCACTGCATTGCTTCAAGAATTTGGGAATGATAGCAAGGATGTTTTGGAAGATATTGGACGGACTCACCGTGAGATCTTATGGCAGATTGCTTTACTTGAAGATGTTAAGTTTGAAACTGAAGATGAGAATGATGGGTCTGGTTCTGGTTCTGCTCGTGGGCCCCGCCGTTCCGAATCTAATACCTCGGAATCTGAAGAGCAGAGATTTAATTCCTTTAGGCAGTTTCTTGACCCGCTGCTTAGAAGAAGGATGTCGGGGTGGAGTTTTGAATCTCAGTTTTTTGATCTGATTACTCTGTATCGTGATCTCACTAATGCTTCTGGTCTTCCACAGCATCTCGGAGGTAGTGGCGGCTACCAATCACCGCCATCCGGTACTGCAGATGTTGCTAGCGGCGGTGGTGAGCCACAGGAAGCTGACAAGCAAAGGTCTTATTACTCTTCTTGTCGTGATATGATGAAGTCACTCTCTTTGCACATTACACACTTGTTTCAAGAGCTAGGCAAAGCAATGTTGCTTCCTTCTAGAAGACGGGATGAAATGGTGACGGTTACACCTGCTTCAAAATCAGTGGCGTCTACATTTGCTTCGATAACATTGGATCATATGAACTTCGAAGGACATGTAAAGCCTTCTGGATCAGTAGCATCATGGTCGCCTAAATGTCGTTATCTGGGTAAAGTTATTGATTTTATTGATGGAATTCTACTTGAAAAGCCCGACACCTGCAACCCGGTCTTGTTAAATTGTTTGTATGGTCGTGGTGTAATTCAGTTGGTTTTGACCACTTTTGAAGCTACCAGTGAGCTGCTATTTACAGTCAACAGGACCCCCGCATCTCCAATGGAGACTGATGAAGGATCTTCAAAGCCTGATTCAGAAGAAACGGTTCGGTCATGGATAGATGGCCCGTTAGCCAGTTATGGTAAGCTCATGGATCATTTGGTGACATCATCTTTTATTCTATCACCATTCACCAAACATTTTCTTACACAACCACTTGTAACCGGTGACATGGCATTTCCACGTGATGCCGAGGTTTTCGTGAAGGTTCTTCAGTCTATGATTTTGAAAACCGTGCTCCCAGTATGGACACACCCACAGTTCACCAATTGTAATGACGATTTCATTGCTACTGTAATCTCGATTATTCGTCACATATTTTCTGGGGTTGAAGTGAGAAGTGTAAGCAATGCGGGGTCACGTCCTGCTGGCCCTCCACCAAACGAAACAACTATATCCACAATTGTAGAAATGGGGTTTTCAAGAGCTCGTGCAGAAGAGGCTTTACGACAAGTGGGGTCTAACAGTGTTGAGCTGGCAATGGAGTGGCTGTTCTCACATCCAGAGGAAGTTCAAGAAGATGATGAACTCGCTCGAGCACTCGCTATGTCCCTTGGGAATTCCGGAACTGAGTCGAAGGATGATACTGGTACAAATGAAAATAGTCAGATTGAAGAGGAAACCGTGCAACTACCACCTGTTGATGACTTGTTGTCTACATGTAAAAAGCTTCTAGAAACGAAAGATTCTTTAGCCTTCCCGGTTCGTGATCTTCTTGCAATGATATGTTCTCAAGATGAAGGTCAATACAGGTCAAATGTTATATCATTTATTCTAGAACAAGTGAAGCTTTGCAGCTCTAATGCTGATGGTGGAAAGAACAACATGCTATCATCTTTATTTCATGTTCTTGCTTTGATACTTAATGAAGATAAAGATGCTCGAGAAGTTGCTTCTAAAAGTGGTCTGGTTAAAGTTGCAGCTGATCTTTTGTCAGACTGGAATTCTCGTTCACATGATAACGAAGCACTGTCTGTTCCAAAATGGGTGACCGCAGCTTTTCTTGCTGTTGACCGTCTTTCTCAAGTTGACCAAAACTTGAATGCTGATATTTCCGAGTTGTTAAAGAAAGATGATGTCAGTAACCAGAATTCTGTAGTGATAGATGATGAAAAGCAAAACAAGTCACAAACTAATTCCAGATTATCATCAAAACATATTGATGTAGAGGAACAAAAGAGATTTGTTGAGATATCTTGTGGATATTTAACTAAACAACTTCCTGCTGAAACGATCCATGCTGTGTTACAGTTATGTGCTACCCTTACAAGAACACATTCTGTTGCTGTTAGTTTTCTAGAAGCTGGTGGTTTACCTTTACTGCTATCTTTGCCTACAAGTAGTCTATTTGTTGGCTTTGATAATGTTGCAGCTACTATCATTCGTCATATTCTAGAAGATCCCCAAACGCTCCAACAAGCAATGGAAAGTGAAATCAAACATAATGTTGTGACGGCTGCCAATCGACAGTCTAACGGAAGGTTTACGCCCCGTAACTTTCTGTTGAATCTGACCTCTGTAATTTCACGGGATCCTGTGATCTTTATGCGGGCAGCACGGGCTGTGTGTCAAATTGAAATGATCGGTGAACGACcgtatgttgttttgttaaaagATCGTGAAAAGGATAAATCAAAAGAAAGTGGCAAGGAAAATATCAAACCGCAGACTACAACTGACGGTAGCATCAAAGTTTCCGAGGTAAGTAACAAGAATGTAAAAGCTCATCGTAAGCCACCTCAGAGTTTTACAACCGTCATCGAGCTTCTTCTGGAGTCAGTAATTACGTTTATACCCCCATCAGAAGTAGCGGCAGAGAGCTCTTCAGCAACAGATATGGAAATTGATGTTGCTTCAAGTAAGGGTAAAGGAAAAGCTATTGCTTCAGGATCTGAAGAGAGTGAAGATAGTGGTCAAGAATCTTCTGCATTGTTGGCTAAAGTTGTGTTTATTTTGAAGCTCTTAAAGGAGATTCTCATGATGTATAGTCCATCTGTTCATGTTCTGTTAAGAAAAGATGCTGAACTGAACAGCAGTAATAACGGTGGAATATTTCATCACATTCTTTGTAGATTTCTTCCTCATTTGAGAAATTCTAAACGCGAAAAGAAAGATGCTGACTGGAGACACAAATTATCCAGTAGGGCCAGCCAGTTCTTGGTGGCTTCTTGTGTACGATCTACAGAAGCAAGGAGGAGAATATTTGTAGAAATCAATAATGCCTTCACCGATTTTATTGATGGTAGTAAAGTTCACCGGCCTCCTGGAAATGACATTCAAGCTTTTGTTGATTTACTTGGTGATGTGCTGGCAGCGCGCTCACCTACAGGCTCTTCAGTTTCTGGTGAAGTTTCGGTTACGTTTATAGATGTTGGGCTGGTGAGGTCGCTTACACGGACGTTACAAATGCTGGATTTGGATCACGCTGAGTCACTAAAGGTTGTACCAGGGATTGTAAAGGTTTTGGAGCTGATTACTAAAGAACATGTTCATGCTGCTGAAGCTAATACCGCTAAAGATAACCCAACAAAGGTTAATGATTATAGTCAACAAGGTCAAACTGAGAATACTGGCGATGTAGATGTATCTCGGTCAACTGAAACTGCATCTCTTCCTAATGCGAGTTCCGCACCTGCAGAAGTTATCGAGTCTTTTAGTGCTGTTCAAACGTACGGTGGATCTGAGGCAGTTACTGATGACATGGAACATGATCAGGATATTGATGGAGGTTTTGCTCCCCCGAGTGAGGACGATTACATGCACGATACTTCTGAGGAAACACGAGGTCTTGAAAACGGTCTTGGTTCTGTTGGAATAAGATTTGAAATCCAACCGGATATTCGTGAAAAccttgatgaagatgatgaggatATGTCTGGAGATGGAGATGAAGTTAACGAAGATGAGGATGGAGATGACGATGATGACGACGATGGACAGAATGATTTGGAAGAAGATGAAGTTCATCATCACTTGCCCCATCCCGACACTGATCAAGATGACCATGAGATTGAAGATGAGTTTGATGAGGATATGattgaggaagaagatgaagaagatgaggatGATGACGGTGGAGTTTTGTTAAGATTGGGTGAGGGAATGAATGGGATAAATGTTTTGGATCATATTGAGGTATTTGGTAGAGAACATAGCTTTAACAATGATACTTTACATGTGATGCCTGTTGAAGTTTTTGGTTCTAGACGTCAAGGTCGTACCACGTCTATTTATAATCTTTTGGGGAGATCTGGTGATGGCTCTGTTCCATTTCAGCATCCGCTTTTAATGGAACCTTCTTCCTCACGTGCGGTGTCTTCCCGACAAACCG ATAATGCTCGTGATGGGCCACTTGAAAGAAATTTGGAGTCATCCTCGTCCCGCTTGGATTCAATTTTTCGGTCTCTGAGGAATGGTCGTCATGGACAGCATGGAAATCGTCTAAGTATGTGGACTGATGACCAACAAACAGTTGGATCTAATGCATCTAGCATCCCCTCAGGCCTTGAAGATTTGTTGGTTTCTCATCTAAGGCGCCCGTCTCCAGAAAAGGCTTCAGATCAAGACAAAACGGTGGAGGGTCAAACCAAAAACGAGTCTGACCAATCCCAAGAATCGGCTGGCATGGTACCAGAAACCGCTACTGGCAACAATGGTAATGGTGATCAAGTGGGCTCTCATGATACTGTAAGGACACCAACAGTAGATGAATCCCAGCCAGTTGGTCAAAATCAATCTGTTGATATGCAGTTTGACCAAAACGATGGTGCTTCCCGGGATGTTGAAGCTGTGAGCCAAGAAAGTAGTGAAAGTGGGGCCACGTTAGGAGAAAGTCTTAGAAGTCTTGATGTTGAAATTGGAAGTGCTGATGGTCATGATGAAGGTCCAAGGAGAATAAATGTAAGTGTACCGCTCAACACAACATCAATAACTGTTAGAGATGCATCCCTTCATAGTGTAACAGAAGTTTCTGAAAACCCTAGTCAAGAAACCGACCAAAGTGATCCTGCACAAGATGCACAACGTGATGGTGGTTCTGGTTCGGGATCAGGTTcgggttctggttctggttctggttctgcgCCAATTGACCCTGCGTTTCTGGATGCACTTCCTGAGGAGTTACGGGCTGAGGTTCTTTCGGGTCGACAGGGTCCAGTGGCTCAGCCTTCAAATACTGAACCGCAAAATGATGGTGACATAGACCCTGAATTCCTTGCAGCACTTCCCCCAGATATTCGTGCAGAAGTTTTAGCACAGCAACAAGCACAACAAGGGGCCCACCGCTCACAAGAACTTGAAGGTCAACCTGTGGAGATGGATACCGTATCTATAATTGCTACATTCCCATCAGAGCTAAGAGAAGAG GTTCTTTTAACATCATCTGATGCGGTTCTTGCTAATCTTACACCTGCACTTGTTGCTGAGGCAAACATGTTGAGAGAGAGATTTGCTCGTCGTTACAATCGGACACTTTTTGGTATGTTGCCGAGAAGCAGACGGGGAGAATCTTCTAGAAGAGGTGATGGAGTTGGATCCGGCAGTGGTGGAGTCATTAGTCGTAGGTCAACTGGAAGTAAGCCTGTTGAAACTGATGGAGCTCCGTTAGTTGACACACAAGATCTTAAAGCCATGATTCGCTTGCTTCGTGTTGTTCAG CCACTATACAAACCGCAACTCCAGAGACTGCTATTAAATTTATGTGCTCATGCGGAAACCCGTTCATCTGTAGTGAAAATTTTGATGGATTTATTGATGCTTGATATAAGAAAGCCTGGAAATAGTTTGAATACTTCTGAGCCATCATATAGACTTTATGCCTGCCAGAGTCATGTTATGTATTCTCGTCCTCAATGCTTTGATG gTGTACCTCCGTTGGTGTCACGGCGTGTTCTAGAAACGTTAACATATTTGGCTAGGAATCATACGTTCGTTGCGAAACTATTGCTTCAGTTCAGGTTGCCTCCATTGGAGTCCGAGAATCTTGATAAGTCAAGGGGAAAAGCTATCATGGTTGTCGAAGAAAATCAAAAAGAAAACCAACAAGCGGATGATTTCTTAGCGATAACAATGCTGTTAAGTCTTCTGAATCAACCACTTTATTTGAGGAGTATTGCACATCTTGAGCAG TTGCTGAACTTGCTAGATGTCATCATTGATAACGCTGAAAGCAAGCAAGCTCCGGTTGACCGTGGTGTATCTGCTACTGAAGAATCATCTGGTTCCAAATCACCCAAAGCCGAAAGCACCTCTAAGCCCGCATCTTCTGGTGGTATTACAGAATTCGACTCTCACACTATTCTGCTAAACTTGCCACAAGCAGAACTACGTCTTCTCTGCTCACTGCTCGCACGTGAATG TTTGTCGGATAATGCATATGCACTTGTGGCGGAAGTATTGAAGAAGTTGGTGACATGGGCGCCACGTCACTGTCATTTGTTCATCACAGAGCTAGCTGGCGCTATGAAGAACCTTACACTATCAGCTATGGATGAACTACACCGTTTTGGCGAAATTGAAAAAGCACTTATAACGACTACCGCTTCTGATGGAGCAGCAATCTTAAGGGTTATACAGGCACTAAGTTCACTTGTCGCGTCACTTAATCAGGAAAAAGATCAAACACTCACCGAATCAGATCAAGCTGCTACTCTTTCTCTCGTGAGTGAAATAAATTCTGCTTTAGAACCATTGTGGACGGAATTAAGCACATGTATAAGCAAAATCGAGAGCTACTCTGACTCATCTGACGTATCTGATTCATCGAATGCCTCATCATCAAGACCATCTGGTGCAATGCCGCCACTCCCAGCTGGCACTCAAAACATTTTGCCATATATAGAATCTTTCTTCGTTATGTGTGAGAAATTGCACCCCGGGAATCCAGGTGGAACGCAAGATTTCGGTGCCAATATTGACGAGCCAACCACTTCTTCGCCGGTCGGAAAACTCGATGAAAAAAACGTTGTATTTTTGAAGTTCTCGGAGAAACATAGAAAACTTCTTAACGCTTTTATCCGCCAAAACCCCGGATTACTTGAAAAATCGTTCTCGCTTATGCTAAAGGTCCCCCGTTTTATCGATTTTGACAACAAACGGGCTCATTTTAGATCTAAAATCAAACATCAacatgatcatcatcatcatagtcCGTTAAGGATCTCTGTAAGACGAGCTTACATACTTGAAGATTCGTATAATCAATTGAGGATGAGGTCAACTCAAGATTTGAAGGGTCGGTTGACTGTTCATTTCCAAGGGGAAGAAGGTATTGATGCTGGTGGACTTACGAGAGAATGGTATCAGCTTTTATCAAGGGTTATTTTCGATAAGGGAGCTTTGCTTTTCACAACGGTTGGCAATGATGCGACGTTTCAGCCGAACCCTAATTCTGTTTATCAGACTGAACACCTTTCATACTTCAAATTTGTTGGAAGAGTT GTTGGAAAAGCTCTGTTTGATGGTCAGTTGCTTGATGTTCATTTCACAAGATCGTTTTACAAGCACATTCTTGGTGCGAAAGTGACGTATCATGATATTGAAGCTATTGATCCAGCTTACTTCAAGAACTTGAAGTGGATGCTTGAG AATGATATCAGCGATGTTCTAGATTTAACGTTTAGTATCGATGCTGATGAAGAGAAGATGATATTATGTGAAAGATCAGAG GTTACTGACTACGAACTAATCCCTGGTGGAAGAAACATTCGAGTGACTGAAGAAAACAAACATAAATACGTTGATTTAATCGCTGAGCACCGGTTGACCACTGCCATACGTCCACAAATAAACGCTTTCTTGGAAGGGTTTAATGAGTTGATTTCTCGGGATTTGATAAGCATCTTTCATGATAAGGAATTAGAACTGTTGATAAGTGGACTCCCGGATATCGACT TGGATGACTTGAAGGCGAATACAGAGTATTCTGGGTATAGTGCCGCATCTCCTATCATCCAGTGGTTTTGGGAGGTTGCTCAAGGCTTCAGCAAAGAAGATAAGGCTCGGTTGTTGCAATTCGTGACTGGTACCTCAAAG GTGCCGTTAGAAGGATTTAGCGCTTTGCAAGGCATTTCCGGATCTCAAAAGTTTCAGATTCACAAAGCATACGGAAGGCCCGATCACTTGCCCTCAGCTCACACATG TTTCAATCAGCTTGATTTACCAGAGTACCCTTCAAAGGAGCATTTGGAGGAGAGACTGCTGCTTGCAATTCATGAAGCCAATGAaggttttggttttggttaa